One Streptomyces fagopyri DNA window includes the following coding sequences:
- a CDS encoding fasciclin domain-containing protein gives MNTRFRRTALTVAAAAVLPLALSACSDNGKDSASSDKGKSSAAASDTATDSATTGSGDMAGADQPFGPGCATVPKNGAGSFDGMAKDPVATAASNNPALSTLVTAVKKAGLVDTLNTAQDITVFAPTNDAFAKIPKATLDKVLADKAQLTKILTYHVVGQKLAPKDLESGSYATLEKSKLATAGSGESYTVDDASKVVCGNVKTANANVYIVDTVLMPKS, from the coding sequence ATGAACACCCGTTTCCGCCGTACCGCCCTCACCGTCGCCGCGGCCGCGGTCCTGCCGCTGGCCCTGAGCGCCTGCTCCGACAACGGCAAGGACAGCGCCTCCTCCGACAAGGGGAAGTCCTCGGCCGCCGCGAGCGACACCGCCACCGACAGCGCCACCACCGGCTCCGGGGACATGGCAGGCGCCGACCAGCCCTTCGGCCCGGGTTGTGCCACGGTGCCGAAGAACGGCGCGGGCTCCTTCGACGGCATGGCCAAGGACCCGGTGGCGACCGCCGCGTCCAACAACCCGGCCCTGTCCACGCTGGTCACCGCGGTGAAGAAGGCCGGCCTGGTCGACACCCTCAACACCGCCCAGGACATCACGGTGTTCGCGCCCACCAACGACGCCTTCGCGAAGATCCCGAAGGCCACCCTGGACAAGGTCCTGGCCGACAAGGCGCAGCTGACGAAGATCCTCACGTACCACGTCGTGGGCCAGAAGCTCGCTCCCAAGGACCTGGAGAGCGGCTCCTACGCCACGCTGGAGAAGTCCAAGCTGGCCACCGCGGGTTCGGGCGAGTCCTACACGGTCGACGACGCCTCCAAGGTCGTCTGCGGCAACGTCAAGACCGCCAACGCCAACGTGTACATCGTCGACACCGTGCTGATGCCGAAGAGCTGA
- a CDS encoding molybdopterin-dependent oxidoreductase, which produces MRQEPSTSRRGIRWVRRARAALSGLLAGYAALAFAELVSAFVRPQAGPVVAVGSAAIDRTPAPLKDWAIRHFGTDDKLVLQLGILAALAVLAILLGLLALAHRRTGAAGVLVFGVVGAAAALSRPDSTSAADALPSVAGALAGGLLLHWLAGRSAATGPLDAAPVVRPGGDRPVAADDTVGPAATPREPGWDRRGFLVAATAAAAASTGAGALGRSLNGSRGRDAVASRANVVLPAPGSPATPAPGGARLRIPGVSPFMTPTEDFYRVDTALVVPKVDATTWRLRIHGKGVTRPVSLSFDDLLRRELVERDITLTCVSNEVGGPYVGNARWIGVRLADLLAECGVTPPSKGGPADQLVARSVDGMTIGSPVDDVMDGRDALLAVGMNGRPLPFEHGFPVRMVVPGLYGYVSACKWIQDIELTTFDAYDPYWVKRDWARRAPVKTQSRIDTPKPFARPRAGTVMVAGVAWAQHRGVREVEVRVDDGPWQRAHLAAEDTVDTWRQWSFPWQADKGGHTLTVRATDGTGQVQTARRARTIPDGASGRHSVVVTVD; this is translated from the coding sequence GTGAGACAAGAACCGAGTACGTCGAGGCGCGGCATCCGGTGGGTGCGGCGGGCGCGGGCCGCGCTGAGCGGGCTGCTGGCCGGCTACGCGGCGCTGGCGTTTGCCGAGCTGGTGTCCGCGTTCGTACGGCCGCAGGCCGGACCGGTCGTGGCCGTCGGGTCGGCGGCGATCGACCGGACCCCGGCGCCCTTGAAGGACTGGGCGATCCGGCATTTCGGCACGGACGACAAACTCGTTCTCCAACTCGGAATTCTCGCGGCGCTCGCCGTCCTGGCGATCCTGCTCGGTCTTCTCGCTCTCGCCCACCGCAGGACCGGAGCCGCCGGAGTGCTCGTATTCGGTGTCGTGGGCGCGGCGGCCGCGCTCAGCCGCCCGGACTCCACGAGCGCGGCCGACGCCCTGCCGTCCGTGGCGGGCGCGTTGGCCGGCGGGCTGCTGCTGCACTGGCTCGCCGGCCGTTCGGCCGCCACCGGGCCTCTCGACGCCGCGCCGGTCGTCCGGCCGGGCGGGGACCGTCCCGTGGCGGCCGACGACACCGTCGGCCCGGCCGCCACGCCGAGGGAACCCGGCTGGGACCGGCGCGGCTTCCTGGTGGCGGCCACCGCGGCCGCGGCGGCGTCGACCGGCGCCGGAGCACTGGGGCGCTCGCTGAACGGCAGCCGCGGCCGCGACGCGGTGGCCTCCCGCGCCAACGTGGTCCTGCCGGCGCCGGGGTCCCCGGCCACCCCGGCCCCCGGGGGCGCGCGGCTGCGGATCCCCGGGGTCAGCCCGTTCATGACGCCGACCGAGGACTTCTACCGGGTCGACACGGCCCTGGTCGTGCCCAAGGTCGACGCCACCACCTGGCGGCTGCGCATCCACGGCAAGGGAGTGACCCGTCCGGTGTCGCTCTCCTTCGACGACCTGCTGCGCCGTGAACTGGTCGAGCGCGACATCACGCTGACCTGCGTCTCCAACGAGGTCGGCGGCCCCTACGTGGGCAACGCGCGCTGGATCGGGGTGCGGCTCGCCGATCTGCTCGCCGAGTGCGGGGTGACACCCCCTTCCAAGGGCGGTCCGGCCGATCAGCTGGTGGCCCGCTCGGTCGACGGCATGACGATCGGAAGCCCCGTCGACGACGTGATGGACGGCCGCGACGCGCTGCTCGCCGTCGGCATGAACGGCCGGCCGCTCCCCTTCGAACACGGTTTCCCGGTCCGCATGGTGGTGCCCGGCCTCTACGGCTACGTGTCCGCCTGCAAGTGGATCCAGGACATCGAGCTCACCACCTTCGACGCCTACGACCCGTACTGGGTGAAGCGGGACTGGGCGCGCAGGGCACCGGTCAAGACCCAGTCCCGCATCGACACCCCCAAGCCGTTCGCCCGCCCCCGGGCGGGCACGGTGATGGTCGCCGGTGTCGCCTGGGCTCAGCACCGCGGTGTCCGCGAGGTGGAGGTGCGCGTCGACGACGGGCCCTGGCAGCGGGCCCACCTGGCCGCCGAGGACACCGTCGACACCTGGCGGCAGTGGTCCTTCCCCTGGCAGGCGGACAAGGGCGGTCACACGCTGACCGTCCGCGCCACCGACGGCACCGGTCAGGTGCAGACCGCGCGGCGCGCCCGGACCATCCCGGACGGTGCCAGCGGCCGGCACTCGGTGGTGGTGACCGTCGACTGA
- a CDS encoding L,D-transpeptidase family protein, with amino-acid sequence MSFSINRTGGVRPALSAVVLVLSVALTGCGGGTGSTGGAGSSAAGTDAPAATSGAAGTTQARPSRPSAGAGAPAGADAARLPGLGPRTLAAIPGKARQVVLVTGRGRNSPVSEVTLYRRTDAGWEPGAAWPAHNALRGWTDDHHAGDLRSPTGVFALTDAGGLLADPGSKLPYDRSGGFSVTGTGFEGEPLSGSFDYVVAINYNREPGTSPRDWTRPLGAGRGGGIWLHVDHGGPTHGCVSLAQGHMKELLLTLDPAEHPVVVMGDAASLTR; translated from the coding sequence ATGTCTTTCTCCATCAACCGCACGGGCGGTGTCCGCCCGGCGCTGTCCGCGGTGGTCCTGGTCCTGTCCGTCGCCCTCACCGGATGCGGGGGCGGGACCGGATCCACGGGCGGCGCGGGGTCGTCGGCCGCCGGCACGGATGCCCCGGCTGCCACGTCGGGCGCGGCGGGCACGACCCAGGCCCGGCCGTCGCGGCCGTCCGCGGGCGCCGGAGCCCCCGCCGGTGCCGACGCGGCTCGGCTGCCGGGCCTCGGCCCCCGCACGCTGGCCGCCATACCCGGGAAGGCGCGGCAGGTCGTCCTGGTCACCGGCCGCGGCAGGAACTCCCCGGTGTCGGAGGTGACCCTGTACCGGCGTACGGACGCGGGCTGGGAACCGGGAGCCGCGTGGCCGGCCCACAACGCGCTCAGGGGCTGGACGGACGACCACCACGCCGGCGATCTCCGGTCTCCCACAGGCGTGTTCGCCCTCACCGACGCCGGAGGGCTGCTGGCCGACCCCGGCAGCAAGCTGCCCTACGACCGCTCGGGAGGCTTCAGCGTCACCGGCACCGGCTTCGAGGGCGAACCGCTCTCCGGCTCCTTCGACTACGTCGTCGCGATCAACTACAACCGCGAGCCGGGCACTTCGCCCCGCGACTGGACGCGCCCGCTCGGCGCGGGCCGCGGCGGCGGCATCTGGCTGCACGTCGACCACGGCGGCCCGACGCACGGCTGTGTCAGTCTCGCCCAGGGGCACATGAAGGAACTCCTGCTCACCCTCGACCCCGCCGAGCATCCCGTGGTGGTCATGGGGGACGCCGCCTCCCTCACCCGCTGA
- a CDS encoding glycosyltransferase family protein has product MPTESWPVLLAVSVLLCTALAALPTGSRHKRAAPGRVVAVVSARVGGAPDGGDRTTGATGAPGARGAGGPGDGVGSAAEGLYATVRSLTGQSRPVDAVHVVDSGSAAPVVPLGHPSVTWHRLPGVGRRAARAAVVRELRAGGERFDYLLTVDAGCEVHKDAVWQMLRVLNDPRVQACTGTVLTRDRHASLTARLSDLRLFVLCVLGRGLRSAVGAARPAPGGLSLYRAPVLSDHLEHYVASGDGGGDDDRQLCGYARARGRVISVPRAYVTADAPGTLGDTYRQQVRRARAVRRLVPWELLALPASARTARLIELGAGALLPLLSLGLLADVRRTGSVTLPLHALAGVGVFTLAEALLYAVLRPGLSRTERLTAPLLAPLHAAMMFFVVHPATYRSLIGSVGRFGSRPTGRRTREAPATVPGSPAPDLPHPPDMPDRPNPPDRPNPPNPHGSSGTPSTPGTPETPGSSQTRRPPDPPRPTPPPRPTPPPGPAKLLDPLTEKTLETPLRTRTARPG; this is encoded by the coding sequence ATGCCGACTGAGTCATGGCCCGTCCTGCTGGCGGTGTCCGTCCTGCTGTGCACGGCTCTCGCCGCCCTTCCGACGGGCAGCAGACATAAACGCGCCGCGCCGGGACGCGTGGTGGCGGTCGTCTCCGCGCGCGTCGGCGGGGCTCCTGACGGAGGCGATCGGACGACAGGCGCGACGGGTGCGCCGGGCGCGAGGGGCGCGGGGGGTCCGGGAGACGGCGTCGGGAGTGCCGCCGAGGGTCTGTACGCGACCGTCCGCTCCCTGACCGGCCAGTCCCGCCCGGTCGACGCCGTCCATGTCGTCGACAGCGGATCCGCCGCCCCCGTCGTTCCCCTCGGCCATCCCTCGGTCACCTGGCACCGGCTGCCCGGGGTCGGCAGACGCGCGGCCCGCGCCGCGGTGGTCCGTGAACTGCGCGCCGGAGGGGAGCGGTTCGACTACCTCCTGACCGTGGACGCCGGCTGCGAGGTCCACAAGGACGCGGTGTGGCAGATGCTGCGCGTCCTGAACGACCCCCGCGTCCAGGCCTGCACCGGAACCGTTCTCACCCGGGACCGCCACGCGAGTCTCACGGCCCGTCTGTCGGACCTGAGACTGTTCGTCCTGTGCGTGCTCGGCCGCGGGCTGCGCTCCGCGGTGGGAGCGGCCCGTCCGGCCCCGGGCGGCCTCTCGCTGTACCGGGCGCCGGTGCTGTCCGACCATCTGGAGCACTACGTGGCCTCGGGCGACGGCGGGGGCGACGACGACCGGCAACTGTGCGGCTACGCCCGCGCGCGCGGCCGGGTGATCTCCGTGCCACGCGCCTATGTCACCGCCGACGCGCCCGGCACCCTCGGCGACACCTACCGGCAGCAGGTGCGCCGGGCCAGGGCGGTCCGGCGCCTGGTCCCCTGGGAACTCCTCGCGCTGCCGGCGTCCGCCAGGACGGCCCGGCTGATCGAGCTGGGCGCCGGGGCCCTGCTGCCCCTGCTGTCCCTCGGCCTGCTGGCCGACGTCCGGCGCACCGGCTCCGTGACCCTCCCGCTCCACGCCCTGGCGGGCGTCGGGGTGTTCACGCTGGCCGAAGCGCTGCTGTACGCGGTCCTGCGGCCCGGCCTGAGCCGTACGGAACGGCTGACGGCTCCGCTGCTGGCCCCGCTGCACGCCGCGATGATGTTCTTCGTGGTCCACCCGGCGACGTACCGGTCCCTCATCGGGAGCGTCGGGAGATTCGGGAGCCGTCCCACGGGCCGGCGCACCCGCGAAGCGCCCGCCACCGTACCGGGAAGCCCGGCCCCGGACCTGCCGCACCCCCCGGACATGCCGGACCGGCCGAACCCCCCGGACCGGCCGAACCCACCCAACCCGCACGGGAGTTCCGGCACCCCGAGCACCCCTGGCACTCCGGAAACCCCGGGATCTTCACAGACCCGGCGGCCCCCGGACCCCCCGCGCCCCACGCCGCCCCCGCGCCCCACGCCGCCCCCGGGTCCGGCGAAACTCCTCGACCCCTTGACCGAGAAGACGCTGGAAACGCCGCTGAGAACCCGCACCGCGCGCCCCGGCTGA
- a CDS encoding universal stress protein: MSEGERRRVVVGVSGSLGSLAALHRGAFEAHRRGAGLVAVGVWEPPRGALAHPSSMLTPPVAEFRQMADERLRGALDAAFGLAGPGVPLRVLAVWDRPGRALVRAADRPGDLLVIGAGRRGRMYRALFPSVARYCLAHAACPVLAVPRSPLHRELAAVRRRVSLRLPLNAGELTDDRP, from the coding sequence ATGAGCGAGGGAGAACGGCGACGCGTCGTGGTCGGGGTCAGCGGCTCGCTGGGCAGCCTCGCGGCCCTGCACCGGGGCGCGTTCGAGGCGCACCGCCGGGGTGCCGGGCTCGTGGCCGTGGGCGTCTGGGAACCGCCGCGGGGGGCGCTCGCGCACCCGAGTTCGATGCTCACGCCGCCCGTGGCCGAGTTCCGGCAGATGGCGGACGAACGGCTGCGCGGCGCCCTCGACGCGGCCTTCGGTCTCGCCGGGCCGGGAGTCCCCCTGCGGGTGCTGGCCGTGTGGGACCGGCCGGGGCGCGCCCTGGTGCGGGCGGCCGACCGCCCCGGCGACCTTCTGGTGATCGGCGCCGGACGCCGCGGCAGGATGTACCGCGCGCTGTTCCCCTCGGTGGCGCGCTACTGCCTCGCGCACGCCGCCTGTCCGGTGCTGGCCGTACCCCGCTCGCCCCTGCACCGTGAACTCGCCGCGGTACGACGCCGGGTCAGCCTGCGCCTGCCGCTGAACGCCGGCGAGCTGACGGACGACCGCCCCTGA
- a CDS encoding TOBE domain-containing protein, whose translation MQSYTIGQAARLLGVSPDTARRWADAGRITTRRDEGGRRVIDGRDLAAFSVDLAKTGEEDETSYTSVRNAFPGIVTAVKLGDVAAQVEIQAGPHRLVSLLTREAVEELGLEVGMEATARVKSTNVHIDRT comes from the coding sequence ATGCAGTCCTACACCATCGGCCAGGCCGCCCGGCTGCTCGGCGTGAGCCCGGACACCGCGCGGCGGTGGGCGGACGCCGGGCGCATCACCACGCGACGCGACGAGGGCGGCCGGCGTGTCATCGACGGGCGCGATCTCGCGGCCTTCTCCGTCGACCTGGCGAAGACCGGCGAGGAGGACGAGACCTCGTACACGTCGGTGCGCAACGCGTTCCCGGGCATCGTCACCGCCGTCAAACTCGGCGACGTGGCGGCCCAGGTGGAGATCCAGGCCGGACCGCACCGGCTGGTCTCCCTGCTGACCCGGGAGGCCGTCGAGGAACTCGGCCTGGAGGTCGGCATGGAGGCCACCGCCCGTGTGAAGTCCACCAACGTGCACATCGACCGCACGTAG
- a CDS encoding NAD-dependent formate dehydrogenase, with protein sequence MAKVLCVLYDDPTGGYPTTYARDDLPAIDHYPGGQTTPTPEATDFVPGRLLGSVTGELGLRRFLEERGHTLVVTSDKDGDGSVFDRELPDADVVISQPFWPAYLTPERVAAAKNLKLAITAGIGSDHVDLDAAIEHGVTVAEVTYCNSISVAEHVVMMTLSLVRNYLPSHQVVLDGGWNIADCVARSYDVEGMHVGTVAAGRIGLAVLRRLAPFDVKLHYTDRHRLPEEVERELGLTFHPTTADMVPHCDVVTVNAPLHPETEGLFGDELLATMKRGAYLINTARALIVDRDAVETALRSGQLAGYAGDVWYPQPAPADHPWRTMPHHGMTPHISGSSLSAQARYAAGTREILESWLDGTPIRDEYLIVDGGGLAGTGAHSYSTATAPPATS encoded by the coding sequence ATGGCCAAGGTGCTCTGTGTGCTGTACGACGACCCGACCGGCGGATACCCGACGACGTACGCCCGCGACGACCTGCCCGCCATCGACCACTACCCCGGCGGCCAGACCACGCCCACCCCCGAGGCGACCGACTTCGTCCCCGGCCGGCTGCTCGGCAGCGTGACGGGCGAACTGGGCCTGCGGCGCTTCCTGGAGGAACGCGGGCACACCCTGGTCGTCACCTCCGACAAGGACGGCGACGGCTCGGTCTTCGACCGTGAACTGCCCGACGCGGACGTGGTGATCTCGCAGCCGTTCTGGCCGGCGTACCTGACCCCCGAGCGGGTCGCCGCCGCGAAGAACCTGAAGCTGGCGATCACGGCGGGGATCGGCTCCGACCACGTCGACCTCGACGCGGCCATCGAGCACGGTGTCACCGTGGCCGAGGTGACGTACTGCAACAGCATCAGCGTCGCCGAGCACGTGGTGATGATGACGCTCTCCCTCGTCCGCAACTACCTGCCCTCGCACCAGGTCGTCCTGGACGGCGGCTGGAACATCGCGGACTGCGTGGCCCGTTCGTACGACGTCGAAGGCATGCACGTCGGCACGGTCGCCGCCGGGCGGATCGGGCTCGCGGTGCTGCGCCGCCTCGCGCCCTTCGACGTGAAACTGCACTACACCGACCGGCACCGGCTGCCGGAGGAGGTCGAGCGGGAGCTCGGACTGACCTTCCACCCGACCACCGCGGACATGGTGCCGCACTGCGACGTCGTCACCGTCAACGCTCCACTGCACCCGGAGACGGAGGGGCTGTTCGGGGACGAGCTGCTCGCCACGATGAAGCGCGGCGCGTATCTGATCAACACGGCGCGGGCCCTGATCGTGGACCGGGACGCGGTGGAAACGGCTCTGCGCAGCGGGCAGTTGGCGGGGTACGCGGGCGACGTCTGGTATCCGCAGCCCGCGCCGGCGGATCACCCCTGGCGCACCATGCCGCACCACGGCATGACCCCGCACATCTCCGGCTCCTCGCTCTCCGCCCAGGCCCGCTACGCGGCGGGCACCCGCGAGATCCTGGAGTCGTGGCTGGACGGCACACCGATCCGGGACGAGTACCTGATCGTCGACGGGGGCGGTCTCGCCGGCACGGGGGCGCACTCCTACTCGACGGCGACGGCGCCGCCGGCCACGTCCTGA
- a CDS encoding LysR family transcriptional regulator has product MLLRQLEYLVALARERHFARAAAACFVSQPSLSAAIRRLEHELGVPIVRRGRRYEGLTPEGEVVLAWAHRILAERDALHQELSALRGGLTGTLRLGIVPTALPAASLLTTPFCERHPGARVSLESLSSADITHGLAEFELDAAMTYLDDDALRHVRRFPLYEERYVLLTPVDGPLATASTARWARAADLPLCLLNPRMRNRRIIDECFAADGATAVPTIESDSVAGLYAQLPNGRWSSVISHAWLHMFGVPEGMRVVPLVGPAHGPRVGLVVARDDPPSVLAEALLKVAREAGVRDALDALLTSYLGAGRS; this is encoded by the coding sequence ATGCTGCTGCGTCAGCTGGAGTACCTGGTCGCGCTGGCCCGGGAGCGGCACTTCGCGCGCGCGGCGGCGGCCTGCTTCGTCTCGCAGCCCTCGCTGTCCGCCGCGATCCGCCGCCTCGAACACGAACTGGGCGTGCCGATCGTGCGCCGGGGACGCAGATACGAGGGGCTGACCCCCGAGGGCGAGGTGGTGCTGGCCTGGGCGCACCGCATCCTCGCCGAGCGTGACGCCCTGCACCAGGAACTGTCGGCGCTGCGCGGCGGCCTGACCGGCACCCTGCGCCTGGGCATCGTGCCCACCGCCCTGCCCGCCGCCTCGCTCCTGACCACTCCGTTCTGCGAGCGTCACCCGGGGGCCCGGGTCAGCCTCGAGTCCCTGTCGTCCGCGGACATCACCCACGGGCTCGCCGAGTTCGAGCTCGACGCGGCGATGACGTACCTCGACGACGACGCGCTGCGGCACGTACGGCGCTTCCCGCTGTACGAGGAGCGGTACGTGCTGCTGACCCCGGTGGACGGCCCGCTGGCCACGGCGTCGACGGCGCGCTGGGCACGGGCCGCGGACCTGCCGCTGTGCCTGCTCAATCCCCGGATGCGCAACCGGCGCATCATCGACGAGTGCTTCGCCGCCGACGGCGCGACGGCCGTGCCCACGATCGAGTCCGACAGCGTGGCAGGGCTGTACGCGCAGCTGCCCAACGGCCGCTGGTCCAGCGTCATCTCGCACGCGTGGCTGCACATGTTCGGGGTGCCGGAGGGCATGCGGGTGGTGCCGCTCGTAGGGCCCGCGCACGGACCGCGGGTGGGGCTCGTGGTGGCCCGGGACGACCCTCCGTCCGTGCTGGCGGAGGCGCTGCTGAAGGTGGCGCGCGAGGCGGGCGTACGGGACGCGCTGGACGCCCTGCTGACCAGCTACCTGGGCGCCGGCCGGAGTTGA
- a CDS encoding molybdopterin-dependent oxidoreductase: MRPSLTHPPVRSLATVALTGDLARPARLTVPDLLAWPQHRAEVGFECATSGVRHHRFEGPLLHDVLRDAGPGFDPARRKDRLRFLIAVGGADGHHALLTWAEIDPDFAHAPVLLAVGIDGTPLDRAGPQLVLPQDRCGARHISGIDTIHVDGRYGPARPWT; the protein is encoded by the coding sequence GTGAGACCGTCCCTGACACATCCGCCCGTCCGCTCGCTCGCGACGGTCGCCCTGACCGGGGACCTCGCCCGCCCGGCGCGGCTGACCGTGCCCGATCTGCTGGCGTGGCCCCAGCACCGGGCCGAGGTCGGCTTCGAGTGCGCCACCAGCGGCGTGCGGCACCACCGCTTCGAGGGCCCGCTGCTGCACGACGTGCTGCGCGACGCCGGTCCCGGCTTCGATCCCGCGCGCCGCAAGGACCGGCTGCGCTTCCTCATCGCGGTGGGCGGCGCGGACGGGCATCACGCCCTGCTCACCTGGGCCGAGATCGACCCCGACTTCGCCCATGCCCCGGTCCTCCTCGCGGTCGGCATCGACGGCACCCCGCTGGACCGGGCGGGCCCCCAGCTCGTCCTGCCCCAGGACCGCTGCGGTGCCCGGCACATCAGCGGCATCGACACCATCCACGTGGACGGCCGCTACGGTCCCGCACGTCCATGGACGTGA
- the modA gene encoding molybdate ABC transporter substrate-binding protein → MTRSARRTRRTGRMLQVAGVGAAALLALSACSSGSDSSAKSDSPTNSGTSAKSDKLSGTVTVFAAASLKESFTTLGKDFETAHPGTKVTFNFGGSDTLAASITGGAPADVFAAASPKTMAIVTDKSDAVGTPATFVRNQLEIATLPGNPDKVASLKDLTKSGLKVVLCDKTVPCGAAAQKALDASSLKLTPVSYEQDVKSALTKVELKEADAAVVYKTDVNAAGDKVEGVEFPESAKAINDYPIALLKDAPNAAAAKEFIALVQSPEGQKVLTAAGFLQP, encoded by the coding sequence ATGACCCGATCCGCGCGCCGAACCCGCCGCACCGGCCGGATGCTGCAGGTGGCCGGTGTCGGCGCCGCCGCGCTGCTGGCCCTGAGCGCCTGCTCCTCCGGCTCCGACAGCTCCGCGAAGTCCGACAGCCCCACGAACTCCGGAACCTCCGCGAAGTCCGACAAGCTGTCGGGCACGGTGACGGTGTTCGCCGCCGCCTCCCTCAAGGAGAGCTTCACGACCCTGGGCAAGGACTTCGAGACGGCCCACCCGGGCACGAAGGTGACCTTCAACTTCGGTGGCAGTGACACCCTCGCGGCCAGCATCACCGGAGGCGCCCCGGCCGACGTGTTCGCCGCCGCGAGCCCCAAGACGATGGCCATCGTGACGGACAAGAGCGACGCCGTCGGCACTCCGGCCACCTTCGTGCGCAACCAGCTGGAGATCGCGACCCTGCCCGGCAACCCGGACAAGGTCGCCTCCCTCAAGGACCTCACCAAGTCCGGTCTGAAGGTCGTGCTGTGCGACAAGACGGTGCCGTGCGGCGCCGCCGCGCAGAAGGCGCTGGACGCCAGCAGCCTCAAGCTCACCCCGGTCTCCTACGAACAGGACGTCAAGAGCGCCCTGACGAAGGTGGAGCTGAAGGAGGCCGACGCCGCGGTCGTCTACAAGACCGATGTGAACGCGGCGGGTGACAAGGTGGAGGGCGTGGAGTTCCCCGAGTCGGCCAAGGCCATCAACGACTACCCGATCGCCCTGCTCAAGGACGCTCCCAACGCGGCCGCGGCCAAGGAGTTCATCGCGCTCGTGCAGTCCCCCGAGGGCCAGAAGGTGCTGACCGCGGCCGGGTTCCTCCAGCCGTGA
- the modB gene encoding molybdate ABC transporter permease subunit, with protein sequence MTQPDRADAEVLSRGDAPDDGPRRPRVRPRVRAGGRGGVGGGVPLPLLLPALVGLTFLLLPLFALLVRAPWRGLPRLLTSTEVWQALQLSLVCATAATGVSLVLGVPLAWLLARTDFPGRGLVRALVTLPLVLPPVVGGVALLLALGRNGVVGHWLDAWFGITLPFTTAGVVVAEAFVAMPFLVISVEGTLRAADPRYEEAAATLGASRFTAFRRVTLPLIAPGIAAGAVLAWARALGEFGATITFAGNFPGRTQTMPLAVYLALQSDPDAAIALSLVLLVVSIAVLAGLRDRWMTGAS encoded by the coding sequence GTGACCCAGCCGGACCGGGCGGACGCCGAGGTTCTCTCGCGGGGCGACGCCCCCGACGACGGACCTCGGCGTCCGCGCGTCCGGCCGCGCGTCCGGGCCGGGGGCCGAGGCGGTGTCGGGGGCGGTGTGCCGCTCCCGTTGCTGCTGCCGGCCCTCGTCGGCCTGACGTTCCTGCTGCTGCCGCTGTTCGCCCTGCTCGTGCGGGCTCCCTGGCGGGGTCTGCCGCGGCTGCTGACGAGTACCGAGGTGTGGCAGGCCCTGCAGCTCTCCCTGGTCTGCGCGACCGCTGCCACCGGTGTGAGCCTGGTCCTGGGCGTACCCCTGGCCTGGCTCCTCGCGCGCACCGACTTCCCCGGCCGGGGTCTCGTCCGCGCGCTGGTGACCCTGCCGCTGGTCCTGCCGCCCGTGGTGGGCGGGGTGGCACTGCTCCTGGCACTGGGGCGCAACGGTGTCGTCGGGCACTGGCTGGACGCCTGGTTCGGCATCACGCTGCCGTTCACCACGGCGGGGGTGGTGGTCGCGGAGGCGTTCGTGGCGATGCCGTTCCTGGTCATCAGCGTGGAGGGCACGCTCCGCGCCGCCGATCCGCGTTACGAGGAGGCGGCCGCGACGCTCGGCGCCTCCCGGTTCACCGCGTTCCGCCGGGTCACGCTCCCGCTCATCGCGCCGGGCATCGCGGCGGGCGCCGTCCTCGCCTGGGCCCGCGCGCTCGGCGAGTTCGGGGCGACCATCACCTTCGCGGGCAACTTCCCCGGCCGTACGCAGACCATGCCGCTGGCCGTCTACCTGGCCCTGCAGAGCGACCCCGACGCGGCGATCGCGCTGAGCCTGGTACTGCTCGTCGTGTCGATCGCGGTCCTCGCGGGACTGCGGGACCGCTGGATGACGGGGGCGTCATGA